A single window of Mycolicibacterium madagascariense DNA harbors:
- a CDS encoding transglycosylase family protein, with amino-acid sequence MARAILGAVVAATMVGGAYTVARHATVTLVVDGSAVTVSTLDSTVADVLRDNGIRAGDRDELRPAADRPVRDAETIVLRRARPLQLSIDGGPATRVWTTATTVGEALAQLSLGDARPVGTSADRPVPLTGMALPVISAKTVHLDDAGVVGDRHVAARTVGELLAASGSPLTGADRVVPAATSAVTEGMRIQVTRIRAKTVTERTQVPPRVYRIADPRMNMSRSVVEDPGSPGTQDITFTITLVDGVATGQQAVRNITMTPARPTVLRIGAKPGTEVPPVRDGAAWDALAACESGGNWAINTGNGFYGGAQFDQSTWQRNGGLRYAPRADLATREEQIAIAEVTRMRQGRGAWPVCGSRLA; translated from the coding sequence GTGGCCCGGGCGATCCTGGGCGCGGTCGTGGCGGCGACGATGGTGGGCGGTGCCTACACCGTCGCCAGGCACGCGACGGTCACCCTGGTCGTCGACGGTTCGGCCGTGACGGTGTCGACCCTGGACTCGACGGTGGCAGACGTGTTGCGCGACAACGGCATTCGGGCCGGGGACCGCGACGAGCTCCGGCCCGCGGCCGACCGGCCGGTGCGCGACGCGGAGACGATCGTGCTACGACGAGCCCGTCCACTGCAGCTCTCGATCGACGGCGGTCCTGCCACCCGGGTGTGGACCACCGCGACCACCGTCGGGGAGGCGCTTGCGCAACTTTCGCTGGGCGACGCACGGCCCGTCGGGACGTCCGCCGACCGTCCGGTGCCGCTGACGGGCATGGCGCTGCCCGTGATCAGCGCGAAGACGGTGCACCTCGACGACGCCGGCGTAGTCGGCGATCGGCACGTGGCCGCGCGCACCGTCGGAGAGCTCCTCGCGGCCAGCGGATCCCCGTTGACCGGTGCCGACCGCGTGGTGCCCGCGGCGACGTCTGCGGTCACCGAGGGAATGCGGATCCAGGTCACCCGCATTCGCGCCAAGACGGTCACCGAGCGCACGCAGGTGCCACCGCGGGTGTACCGCATCGCCGACCCGCGGATGAACATGAGCCGCAGCGTGGTCGAGGACCCCGGATCGCCTGGCACTCAGGACATCACGTTCACCATCACGCTGGTCGACGGCGTCGCCACCGGTCAGCAGGCCGTCCGCAACATCACCATGACGCCGGCCCGCCCCACCGTGCTGCGGATCGGCGCGAAGCCCGGCACCGAGGTGCCGCCGGTGCGTGACGGCGCGGCCTGGGATGCGCTGGCGGCGTGTGAATCCGGCGGCAACTGGGCCATCAACACCGGCAACGGGTTCTACGGTGGCGCCCAATTCGACCAGAGCACATGGCAACGCAACGGCGGGCTGCGGTACGCACCGCGCGCCGACCTCGCCACCCGCGAGGAACAGATCGCGATCGCCGAGGTCACGCGCATGCGTCAGGGCAGGGGCGCCTGGCCGGTGTGCGGGTCCCGGCTGGCCTGA
- a CDS encoding MmpS family transport accessory protein, giving the protein MIVVAIVVVAVAGFAVYRLNGIFGSKDVTSTPSGGANEIVPFNPKHVVLQVFGPPGTVATITYLDVNAQPQRVDAATLPWAYDTTTTQPAVFVNVAAQGDSDSIGCRIEIDGVVKDEKTVNTLNAYTSCLDKSG; this is encoded by the coding sequence ATGATCGTGGTGGCGATCGTGGTCGTCGCCGTCGCGGGCTTCGCCGTGTACCGCCTCAACGGCATCTTCGGGTCGAAGGACGTGACGTCCACGCCCAGCGGCGGCGCGAACGAGATCGTGCCGTTCAATCCGAAGCACGTGGTGCTGCAGGTGTTCGGTCCCCCGGGCACCGTCGCGACCATCACCTATCTCGACGTCAACGCCCAACCGCAGCGCGTCGACGCGGCCACCCTGCCGTGGGCCTACGACACGACCACCACCCAGCCCGCGGTGTTCGTCAACGTCGCCGCGCAGGGTGACAGCGATTCGATCGGCTGCCGCATCGAGATCGACGGCGTCGTGAAGGACGAGAAGACGGTCAACACGCTCAACGCCTACACCTCGTGCCTGGACAAGTCCGGATGA
- a CDS encoding MMPL/RND family transporter, which translates to MSTAQSERPTIADRVSPRLRRYSVLIALFWLSLAVLTNVFVPQLETVAEQHNVSLSPQDAPSLQASKRIGKVFQEYDSDSAAMIVLEGQQPLGADAHHYYDDLVNRLAKDTKHVEHIQNFWGDPLTAAGSQSADGKAALLQVNLAGNQGESLSNESVDSIRNIVNHTTPPPGVKVYVTGAAPLVTDQFEVGRQGTLKTTLITLGVIAIMLFSLYRRLTTVFLVIFTVMIELTASRGVVAVLANAGVIQLSTYSTNLLTLLVIAAGTDYAIFILGRFHEARQTGQDRVSAFETMYRGTAHIILGSGLTIAGAVMCLTFTRLPYFNSLGVPAGIGVLVAVVAALSLAPALLSIGRHFGLFEPARPMKTRGWRRIGTAIVRWPAPILITTVGIALVGLLALPGYTTSYDARPYMPATAPANVGYAAAERHFSEARLNPEIMMVEADHDLRNPTDMILLERVAKAVFHTDGIAQVQSITRPLGTPLDHTSIPFQISAGNAAQIQNLPFQQARAADLLKQVAVIDNGIDVLRQQYSLQQQSGAITDEQAKAFQQTVATAQDLRDKIANFDDFFRPLRAYFYWEPHCFDIPVCAALRSVFDSLDGIDALTDQLGDVAGSIAKLDALQPKLLALLPPQLASQQTNRDLTLTNYATTNGIDQQSQAALNNSTALGQAYDASKTDDSFYLPPEAFTNPEFLRGLKLFLSPDGTAAQMIITHDGDPATPEGISHIDAIRHAAQEAVKGTPLAGSKIYLAGTAATYKDIQDGATYDLLIAGIAALSLILLVMMFITRSIVAAIVIVGTVALSLGASFGLSVLIWQDIFGIQLYWIVLALAVILLLAVGSDYNLLLISRFQEEIDAGLKTGIIRAMAGSGKVVTAAGLVFAATMASFIFADLRILGQIGTTIALGLLFDTLIVRSFMTPSIAALLGRWFWWPLRVRTHPVSPLHRRPVESPAAAGQLALWDDGPRHRA; encoded by the coding sequence ATGAGCACCGCACAGTCCGAACGGCCCACCATCGCCGACCGCGTGTCACCGCGGCTGCGTCGCTACTCGGTGCTCATCGCACTGTTCTGGTTGAGTCTGGCGGTCCTCACCAACGTCTTCGTGCCGCAGCTCGAGACGGTGGCCGAGCAGCACAACGTGTCCCTCAGTCCCCAGGACGCGCCGTCGCTGCAGGCCAGCAAGCGGATCGGAAAGGTCTTCCAGGAGTACGACTCCGACAGCGCGGCGATGATCGTCCTGGAGGGCCAGCAGCCGCTCGGCGCCGACGCCCACCACTACTACGACGACCTGGTGAACCGGCTCGCCAAGGACACCAAGCACGTCGAGCACATCCAGAACTTCTGGGGTGACCCGCTGACGGCGGCGGGGTCCCAGAGCGCCGACGGCAAGGCGGCGCTGCTGCAGGTGAACCTCGCCGGCAACCAGGGCGAGTCGCTGTCCAACGAGTCGGTCGACTCGATCCGCAACATCGTCAACCACACCACGCCGCCACCGGGGGTGAAGGTCTACGTCACCGGCGCCGCACCACTGGTCACCGACCAGTTCGAGGTCGGCAGGCAGGGCACCCTCAAGACCACCCTGATCACCCTCGGCGTCATCGCCATCATGCTGTTCTCGCTGTACCGACGGCTCACCACGGTGTTCCTGGTGATCTTCACCGTGATGATCGAGCTGACTGCGTCCCGAGGCGTGGTCGCCGTCCTGGCGAACGCCGGGGTCATCCAGTTGTCGACGTATTCGACGAACCTGCTGACGCTGCTGGTCATCGCCGCGGGCACCGACTATGCGATCTTCATCCTCGGCCGCTTCCACGAGGCGCGCCAGACCGGGCAGGACCGGGTCAGCGCCTTCGAGACGATGTACCGCGGCACCGCGCACATCATCCTCGGCTCGGGTCTGACGATCGCCGGCGCGGTGATGTGCCTGACGTTCACCCGGCTGCCCTACTTCAACAGCCTGGGCGTCCCGGCCGGCATCGGCGTCCTCGTCGCCGTCGTCGCGGCGTTGAGCCTCGCCCCGGCGCTGCTGAGCATCGGCCGCCACTTCGGTCTGTTCGAACCCGCCAGGCCCATGAAGACCAGGGGCTGGCGGCGCATCGGCACGGCCATCGTGCGGTGGCCCGCGCCGATCCTCATCACCACGGTCGGGATCGCCCTCGTCGGTCTACTGGCCCTGCCCGGCTACACGACGAGCTACGACGCGCGGCCCTACATGCCCGCGACGGCGCCCGCCAACGTCGGCTACGCGGCGGCCGAGCGCCACTTCTCCGAGGCCCGGCTCAACCCCGAGATCATGATGGTCGAGGCCGACCACGATCTGCGCAATCCGACGGACATGATCCTGCTGGAACGCGTCGCCAAGGCCGTGTTCCACACCGACGGCATCGCCCAGGTGCAGTCGATCACGCGGCCGCTGGGTACCCCGCTGGACCACACGTCGATCCCGTTCCAGATCAGTGCGGGCAATGCGGCGCAGATCCAGAACCTGCCGTTCCAGCAGGCCCGCGCCGCGGATCTGCTCAAGCAGGTCGCCGTGATCGACAACGGCATCGACGTGCTGCGGCAACAGTATTCACTGCAGCAGCAGTCGGGCGCCATCACCGACGAGCAGGCCAAGGCGTTCCAGCAGACCGTCGCGACCGCCCAGGATCTGCGCGACAAGATCGCCAACTTCGACGACTTCTTCCGGCCGCTGCGGGCCTACTTCTATTGGGAGCCGCACTGTTTCGACATCCCGGTCTGCGCGGCGCTGCGGTCGGTCTTCGACTCCCTCGACGGCATCGACGCGCTCACCGACCAACTGGGTGACGTCGCGGGCAGCATCGCGAAACTCGATGCGCTGCAACCGAAGCTGCTCGCACTGCTCCCCCCACAGCTGGCGAGCCAGCAGACCAACCGCGACCTGACGCTGACCAACTACGCCACCACCAACGGCATCGACCAGCAGAGCCAGGCGGCGCTGAACAACTCCACCGCCCTCGGCCAGGCCTACGACGCGTCCAAGACCGACGACTCCTTCTACCTGCCGCCGGAGGCCTTCACCAACCCCGAGTTCCTGCGTGGGCTCAAGCTGTTCCTGTCCCCCGACGGCACCGCGGCCCAGATGATCATCACCCACGACGGCGATCCCGCGACGCCCGAGGGCATTTCGCACATCGACGCCATCCGGCACGCGGCGCAGGAGGCCGTCAAGGGCACGCCGCTGGCCGGGTCCAAGATCTATCTCGCCGGAACGGCCGCGACCTACAAGGACATTCAGGACGGCGCGACCTATGACCTGCTGATCGCGGGCATCGCCGCGCTGAGCCTCATCCTGCTGGTCATGATGTTCATCACCAGGAGCATCGTCGCCGCGATCGTGATCGTCGGCACCGTGGCGCTGTCGCTGGGCGCGTCATTCGGGCTATCGGTGCTCATCTGGCAGGACATCTTCGGCATCCAGCTGTACTGGATCGTATTGGCGCTGGCCGTGATTCTGTTGTTGGCGGTGGGTTCGGACTACAACCTGCTGCTGATATCGCGCTTCCAGGAGGAGATCGACGCCGGCCTGAAGACGGGCATCATCCGGGCGATGGCCGGTTCGGGCAAGGTGGTCACCGCCGCGGGCCTGGTGTTCGCCGCCACCATGGCCTCGTTCATCTTCGCCGACCTGCGGATCCTGGGTCAGATCGGCACGACGATCGCGCTGGGATTGCTGTTCGACACCTTGATCGTGCGGTCGTTCATGACGCCGTCGATCGCGGCCCTGCTCGGTCGCTGGTTCTGGTGGCCGCTGCGGGTGCGCACCCATCCCGTCAGCCCACTGCATCGCCGGCCGGTCGAATCACCCGCCGCCGCAGGCCAATTGGCACTCTGGGACGACGGACCGCGCCACCGCGCGTAA
- a CDS encoding NAD(P)-dependent oxidoreductase, producing the protein MRVTVLGTGAMGAGMAQSLLREGFDVTVWNRTAKRSEPLADDGATVALDPVAAVADADVVVAMLFDAAATVDVMTKVLPAMGDGAVFVQCATVGLDGAAQTASIAAEHGVAFLDCPVLGTKAPAEQGKLVMLASGDPALRERVQPAFDAMGSKTIWVGAELGLGSKLKLVCNAWIGALAAAIGQSFALAKGLDVDQQLILDAFDGAAAGSPYLQAKGKAIIESSFEPQFSVDGVRKDTGLIRDAIAASGLSTVLVDGVRAAFDAASAAGHGDEDMAAVYFGY; encoded by the coding sequence ATGCGAGTGACGGTTCTGGGTACGGGCGCCATGGGCGCGGGCATGGCGCAGTCCCTACTGCGCGAGGGGTTCGACGTGACGGTCTGGAACCGCACGGCGAAACGGTCGGAGCCGCTGGCCGACGACGGGGCCACGGTCGCGCTGGACCCGGTCGCGGCGGTCGCCGACGCGGACGTCGTCGTGGCGATGCTGTTCGACGCCGCGGCCACCGTCGACGTGATGACCAAGGTGCTGCCCGCCATGGGCGACGGCGCGGTCTTCGTCCAGTGCGCCACCGTCGGTCTCGACGGCGCCGCGCAGACGGCGTCGATCGCCGCCGAGCACGGCGTCGCCTTCCTGGACTGCCCGGTGCTCGGCACCAAGGCTCCCGCGGAGCAGGGCAAGCTCGTGATGTTGGCCTCCGGTGACCCCGCGCTGCGCGAACGGGTGCAGCCGGCCTTCGACGCCATGGGGTCCAAGACGATCTGGGTGGGGGCCGAGCTCGGTCTCGGGTCCAAGCTGAAACTGGTCTGCAACGCGTGGATCGGTGCCCTCGCCGCAGCGATCGGCCAGTCCTTCGCCCTCGCGAAGGGCCTCGACGTGGACCAGCAGCTCATCCTCGACGCGTTCGATGGTGCCGCCGCGGGCTCGCCCTACCTGCAGGCCAAGGGCAAGGCGATCATCGAGTCGTCGTTCGAGCCGCAGTTCAGCGTCGACGGGGTGCGCAAGGACACGGGTCTGATCAGGGATGCGATCGCGGCCTCGGGGCTGTCGACCGTACTGGTCGACGGCGTCCGCGCCGCCTTCGACGCGGCGAGCGCGGCCGGTCACGGCGACGAGGACATGGCCGCGGTGTACTTCGGGTACTAG
- a CDS encoding tartrate dehydrogenase yields the protein MTTTHRIAVIPGDGIGTEVVPEGLRVLEAAGAAFDVRFDVEHFDHSSADYYSRHGKMLPDNWFDELRRFDAIFFGAVGWPEVVPDHVSLWGSLLQFRRAFDQYVNLRPVRLMPGVRSPLAGREPGDVDFYVVRENTEGEYSSVGGTMFEGTDREIVMQQTVMTRVGVDRILKYAFDLAQSRPRRHLTSATKSNGISISMPYWDERVQAMAANYPEVDVDKFHIDILTANFVMHPDWFDVVVASNLFGDILSDLGPACTGTIGIAPSGNINPKRSFPSLFEPVHGSAPDIAGRGVANPIGQIWCASMMLEHLGEAQAAAAVLGAIESVLARGETLTPDIGGTATTAELGQAVAEALTAP from the coding sequence GTGACCACCACTCACCGCATCGCCGTCATCCCCGGCGACGGCATCGGCACCGAGGTCGTCCCGGAGGGGCTGCGCGTCCTGGAGGCCGCTGGAGCCGCCTTCGACGTGCGGTTCGACGTCGAGCACTTCGATCACTCCAGCGCCGACTACTATTCCAGGCACGGAAAGATGTTGCCCGACAACTGGTTCGACGAGCTTCGCCGTTTCGACGCGATCTTCTTCGGCGCCGTGGGGTGGCCCGAGGTGGTGCCCGATCACGTCTCGCTATGGGGCAGTCTGCTGCAGTTCCGGCGCGCGTTCGACCAATACGTGAACCTCCGGCCGGTCCGGTTGATGCCGGGGGTGCGCAGTCCCCTCGCCGGCCGCGAACCCGGCGACGTCGACTTCTACGTCGTGCGGGAGAATACCGAAGGGGAGTACTCCAGCGTCGGCGGCACGATGTTCGAGGGCACCGATCGAGAGATCGTCATGCAGCAGACGGTCATGACGCGCGTCGGCGTCGACCGAATCCTGAAGTACGCGTTCGACCTTGCGCAGAGCCGACCCCGACGGCACCTCACCTCGGCCACGAAGAGCAATGGCATCTCCATCTCCATGCCCTACTGGGACGAGCGCGTGCAGGCGATGGCCGCCAACTACCCCGAGGTCGACGTCGACAAGTTCCACATCGACATCCTCACGGCGAACTTCGTCATGCACCCCGACTGGTTCGACGTCGTCGTCGCCTCCAATCTGTTCGGCGACATCCTCTCCGACCTCGGACCCGCCTGTACCGGCACGATCGGCATCGCGCCCAGCGGCAACATCAATCCCAAGCGCAGCTTTCCCAGCCTCTTCGAACCCGTGCACGGTTCGGCGCCCGACATCGCCGGCCGCGGCGTCGCCAACCCGATCGGCCAAATCTGGTGCGCGTCGATGATGCTCGAGCACCTCGGGGAGGCGCAGGCCGCCGCGGCCGTACTGGGCGCCATCGAGTCCGTGCTGGCGCGCGGGGAGACCCTGACCCCGGACATCGGGGGAACCGCGACGACGGCCGAACTCGGCCAGGCGGTGGCCGAGGCGCTGACCGCGCCGTGA
- a CDS encoding helix-turn-helix domain-containing protein, giving the protein MTTLPAADSAARTTLGNRLRHARERARMSTRELATRAGVSAGFISQLENGKCGVSVSVLKRIAAAVGVSVADLLSDEAPVARPVLRAHERPVFSSDGGLRKLLLSRPPIRQLEVYEGTFEVGGSTGPEPYAHDDAQELFYVLTGHMEISIASETHVLGPRDSVEYLSTVPHRAVNVGATVAQAIWITSHFTPPVDVNPLTSSAQHMPMPPIEE; this is encoded by the coding sequence GTGACGACACTCCCCGCGGCCGACAGTGCCGCCCGCACGACGCTCGGCAACCGGCTGCGGCACGCCCGTGAGCGAGCCCGCATGTCCACCCGGGAACTGGCGACCCGGGCCGGGGTGAGTGCGGGGTTCATCAGCCAGCTGGAGAACGGCAAGTGCGGGGTCTCCGTCAGCGTGTTGAAGCGCATCGCGGCCGCGGTGGGCGTCTCGGTCGCCGACCTGCTCTCCGACGAGGCTCCGGTCGCGCGACCGGTGCTGCGGGCGCACGAGCGGCCCGTCTTCTCCAGCGACGGCGGACTTCGCAAACTGCTGCTCTCGCGCCCCCCGATCCGCCAACTCGAAGTCTACGAAGGCACTTTCGAGGTGGGCGGCTCGACGGGTCCCGAACCGTACGCCCACGACGACGCGCAGGAACTCTTCTACGTATTGACCGGCCACATGGAGATCTCGATCGCGTCGGAGACCCACGTGCTGGGTCCCCGAGACAGCGTCGAGTACCTCTCGACGGTGCCGCACCGGGCGGTCAACGTCGGTGCCACCGTGGCTCAAGCCATTTGGATCACCTCCCACTTCACCCCACCGGTCGACGTCAACCCGCTGACGTCGTCGGCGCAACACATGCCCATGCCACCGATCGAGGAATGA
- a CDS encoding amidohydrolase: MIPSRLLITNGHVFTPAGIVEEPLLVEDGVITAIGAAALDVSGAVEIDAAGGLVSPGFQDCHIHPYHAGLDMIACDLTPYDTADAYLARIAEYAADNPELPWISGGGWSMDAFPGGLPSAAALDAVVPDRPAFFPNRDGHGAWVNSMALEIGGIDDSTPDPFDGRIERDADGHAIGTLQEGAMGLVARHIPLPTQDDLDEALEIAQRQLFQWGVTAWQDAIVGATNDTPDTLDSYLRATASGVLKARVVGALWWDRNRGLEQIPELVAKRERAVAAGFAATTVKIMQDGVAENFTAGMLEPYLDSCGCPGENTGKSFVDPTTLIEIATQLDALGFQLHFHALGDRAVRESLDAIEAARKANGDKDLRHTLAHIQVVHPDDVPRFAELGVVANMQPLWARHEPQMDVLTIPFLGARRAAWQYPFGSLQRAGAPLASGSDWPVSTANPLHIIHTAVNRSPVGATGSATLPFLGEQALSLADALIAHSLGTAYLNHDEQRSGTIDVGKAGDIVILDRDIFAAPVAEIGSATVIYTIIGGEVVYDATTALVSA; encoded by the coding sequence ATGATCCCTTCCCGACTGCTGATCACCAACGGTCACGTCTTCACCCCCGCGGGCATCGTCGAGGAGCCGCTGCTCGTCGAGGACGGCGTCATCACCGCGATCGGCGCAGCCGCGCTGGACGTCTCCGGCGCCGTCGAGATCGACGCGGCCGGCGGACTTGTCTCCCCCGGCTTCCAGGACTGTCACATCCACCCGTACCACGCCGGCCTCGACATGATCGCCTGCGACCTGACCCCATACGACACCGCCGACGCCTACCTCGCCCGCATCGCCGAGTACGCGGCCGACAATCCCGAGCTGCCGTGGATCAGTGGTGGCGGCTGGTCGATGGACGCCTTTCCCGGCGGATTGCCCAGTGCCGCAGCGCTCGACGCCGTGGTCCCCGACCGTCCGGCGTTCTTCCCGAACCGCGACGGTCACGGCGCCTGGGTGAACTCCATGGCCCTGGAGATCGGCGGCATCGACGATTCCACGCCGGACCCGTTCGACGGCCGGATCGAACGCGACGCCGACGGCCACGCGATCGGCACGCTGCAGGAGGGCGCCATGGGCCTGGTCGCCCGGCACATTCCCCTGCCGACCCAGGACGACTTGGACGAAGCACTCGAGATCGCTCAGCGCCAACTGTTCCAGTGGGGCGTCACCGCCTGGCAGGACGCGATCGTCGGCGCCACCAACGACACTCCCGACACCTTGGACTCCTATCTGCGGGCCACGGCGTCGGGGGTGTTGAAGGCGCGGGTGGTGGGTGCGCTCTGGTGGGACCGCAACCGGGGCCTGGAACAGATTCCCGAGCTCGTCGCCAAGCGCGAGCGCGCCGTGGCGGCCGGCTTCGCGGCCACCACCGTGAAGATCATGCAGGACGGTGTCGCCGAGAACTTCACGGCCGGAATGCTCGAGCCCTACCTCGACTCGTGCGGTTGCCCCGGTGAGAACACCGGCAAGAGCTTCGTCGACCCGACCACCCTGATCGAGATCGCCACCCAGCTCGACGCACTGGGCTTCCAGTTGCACTTCCACGCCCTCGGCGACCGCGCGGTGCGGGAGTCGTTGGATGCCATCGAAGCCGCCCGCAAGGCGAACGGAGACAAGGATCTTCGGCACACGCTGGCGCACATCCAGGTGGTGCACCCCGACGACGTGCCCCGGTTCGCCGAACTCGGCGTGGTCGCCAACATGCAGCCGCTGTGGGCGCGGCACGAACCCCAGATGGACGTCCTCACGATCCCGTTCCTCGGCGCCCGCAGGGCCGCCTGGCAGTACCCCTTCGGGTCACTGCAGCGGGCCGGAGCACCGCTGGCCTCGGGCAGCGACTGGCCGGTCAGCACCGCCAATCCGTTGCACATCATCCACACCGCGGTCAACCGGTCGCCGGTGGGCGCGACGGGGTCGGCGACGCTGCCGTTCCTCGGCGAGCAGGCGCTGTCACTGGCCGACGCGTTGATCGCCCACAGCCTGGGTACCGCCTACCTCAACCACGACGAGCAGCGTTCCGGCACGATCGACGTCGGCAAGGCGGGCGACATCGTCATCCTCGACCGGGACATCTTCGCCGCCCCCGTCGCCGAGATCGGTTCGGCCACGGTCATTTACACGATCATCGGCGGCGAGGTCGTCTACGACGCAACCACCGCGCTGGTATCGGCGTGA